In Deefgea piscis, the DNA window CAGTCATTTGTGAAATCATGAATGAAGACGGCACCATGGCCCGTTTGCCAGAGCTGCTTGAATTTGCGAAAACACATCAACTCAAGATTGGTACTATTGCCGACCTCATTCATTACCGTAGTCAAACAGAATCACTGGTCGAATGTGTTGGTCGGCGTATGATTCGCACCTTGGCTGGCGAGTTTGAATTGGCGGTTTATCGCGACAAACTCACCGCCGCAACGCACTTAGCGTTAATCAAAGGTCAGCCAGCAGTCGATCGTGAGGTTCTGGTTCGGGTACATGAGCCATTATCGGTGATGGATTGGATTGATCTAGACTCATCTGCGCATTCTTGGTCGATTGAAGCCACCTTGAATGCCATCTCCGCCGCAGGTGAAGGCGTGGTGATTTTATTGCATCGCACCGAACTGGGCTCCGATTTACTAGGTCGAGCGCTACCGGAGTTGAAGCTAAATCCACCGCAAAAATGGGATTTACGCACCTATGGTATCGGTGCGCAGATGCTAAAAGATCTTGGCGTTGGCCGTATGCGCCTGATGTCGCCGGAGCGTAAAATTCCGAGCATGATGGGATTTGGATTGGAAATTACGGGCTTTGTAGCCCCAGAAGGAAAATGAGAATGTCAAAAAATATTCCAACAATTGCACCCGTTTTGTCTGGCGCGGGATTGCGAATTGGCGTGGTAATGAGCCGATTTAATACCCCGGTTTGTGAAGGCCTACGTGATGTTTGCCTGACTGAGTTATTAGCGCTTGGCGTGGCAGAGCAAGACATTGTGCTGTGCTCGGTGGCTGGCGCATTAGAAATTCCTGTCGTGTTGCAAACCATGGCAGAAAGCGATCGTTTTGATGGCTTGATTGCACTTGGCGCAGTCATTCGAGGCGACACCTATCATTTTGAACTGGTGGCCAATGAGTCAGGCGCAGGAGTAACTCGCGTGGGCTTGGATTTTGGAATCGCGATTGCGAATGCCATCTTAACCACCGACACTGATGAACAAGCAGAAATTCGTATCAAAGAAAAGGGCCGTGATGCGGCTCGCACTGTCGTGGAAACGGCTAATTTAATTAAGGCATTACAAGTATGACTGAAGCCATCGTAGCACCTCGTCCAAAACCAAAATCGGCTCGTCGCCGTGCGCGTGAATTTGCCGTTCAAGGGACTTACCAATGGCTAATGACGCGGGATACGGTCAATAATATTGATCTGTTTATTCACAACAGCACTTCTTATTTTAACAAGTGCGATGAAGCCTTGTACCGTGGCATTTTGTTTGGCGTGATTAAAGATGCCGGCGCTTTAACCAAAGCACTTGAGCCACACGTTGAGCGCCCATTGGAAGAAGTCAGCATCGTTGAAATGGCGATTTTATATACTGGCGCTTTCGAAATTATTTCAATGCCAGAAACACCTTATCCGGTCATTATCAATGAGTCGATTGAATTGGCCAAAACATTCGGTGGTTCAGATGGTCATCGTTTTGTGAATGGTGTACTCGACAAATTGGCTGCATTAGTACGTGCCGATGAGTTTGCGGCGGCTGCAGCAAAACGTCGTTAATTTTAAATTCCCTTAACTGCCCAGTTGATTGGGCAGGGTTAAATTTTGTGAATGAATTCGATTTAATCGCTAAATATTTTACCCGCCCAGCGGTCAATGCCGACTTAGGTATTGGTGATGATGCCGCATTAATGTCGATCTCCGCTCAGCATCAATTGGCCATTTCGGTGGACATGCTGGTCGCGGGTCGGCATTTTTTTGCCGATGCCGATCCTGAACGGTTAGGGCACAAATGCTTGGCCGTTAATTTATCTGACATGGCGGCAATGGGGGCTAAACCGACGTGGTTTACGCTGTCGCTGGCCTTGCCCGCCATGGACGAAGCTTGGTTGGCAGCATTTAGTCGTGGATTATTTGCCTTAGCCGATCAGCATGCGGTGTCTTTGGTCGGCGGCGACACGACCAAAGGACCATTAACCATTTCAATTCAAATTGCCGGCGAGATTCCAAGCGGGCAAGCTTTACTACGTAGCGGCGCTCAAATCGGCGACGACGTTTGGGTGTCGGGCCCTTTGGGCGCCGCCGCTGCCGCGGTCATGCACCGTACCGGTCGCGTCGCCTTGCCTCCCGATATCACCCAGCGCTGTGATTTACGCTTAGATCAGCCAACACCACGGCTGGCTTTAGGCATGGCTTTGCGCGGTATTGCCAGCGCGGCACTGGATTTGTCGGATGGCATTCTGGGTGATTTGGCGCATATTTGTGAGCAATCAAAATGTGCCGCACGACTTCATATTGATTTAATGCCTTATGCAGAAGAGCTAAAAGAACTCTCCCCAGCGCTGTCTTTAGAGGCCGTACTTGCGGGTGGCGATGATTATGAGCTTTGCTTTACGGCATCGTCTTTGCATCGCCAGCAAATTTTAGCCCTTGGACAAAGTTTGGCGACGCCTTTGTATCGGGTCGGGGAAATAATCGACCATCAGCCGCAATCGCCGTTAGTGCAAGTATTAGATGCATCAGGGGGCGTCATTGCGACCCCGTTTACTGGTTTTGACCACTTTAAATGAAAAAACAACCTCAGATTGCAGTCAATCTGCGCTTTCTTTTGGCGCATCCAGCACATTTTATTGCGCTGGGCTTTGGTAGTGGTTTAGCTAAAGTTGCACCGGGCACATGGGGCACTTTGGCGGCACTGCCTTTATTTGCGCTCTTACAGTATTTTTTTACGCCACTGACCATCGCGCTGCTGTGTATTCCCGCTTTCATTATTGGTACTTGGGCTGCAGAGCTGACAGGTCGCAATTTGGGGGTGAGTGATTATGGCGGCATCGTGATCGATGAAATCGTCGCCATGTGGCTGGTTCTTTGCATTGCGCCGCCGACGGCATTGGCTTGGGTGTTGGCTTTTGTCTTGTTTCGTGTGTTTGATATTCTGAAACCTTGGCCAATTCGCTGGCTGGATCAGTATGTTAAAGGCGGATTTGGCGTCATGATCGACGACATCTTGGCGGCTGTTTTTGCCATGATTCCGCTGTATTTGCTTCGTGCTTATTTATGATCGATTCGCCTGCTGAATTACCCGAATTGAACGAGGCGCAACTGCAAAGAGCGGCCTTGCTCGATACCGTACGTCTTTTGCCCGATTTGCCCGGCGTTTATCGTTATATTGCCGCGGATGGGACGGTGTTATATGTCGGCAAGGCCAAAAGTCTAAAAAAGCGGGTGTCGTCTTATTTTCAAAAAAACGATCAAAGCCCACGAATTCGCTTAATGTTGGCGCAAGTGGCAACGGTTGAAACGACGGTGGTGCGTTCTGAAGCCGAAGCCCTCGTGCTAGAAAACAATTTAATTAAAGCCTTAAGTCCTCGTTACAATATTTTATTTCGCGATGATAAGTCTTATCCCTATGTGATGCTCAGCGGTCACGCCAGCCCACGGCTAGCGTATTACCGCGGCAGTTTAGATAAAAAAAACACTTATTTTGGCCCGTTTCCCAATGGCTATGTGGTCAAAGAAAGCATTCAGTTACTGCAAAAAGTCTTTTTGCTGCGCACCTGTGAAGACTCCGTTTTTGCCAATCGCTCTCGTCCTTGTTTATTGCACCAAATCAAACGCTGTTCAGCCCCTTGCGTCGGTTTGATTACGCCTGAAGCATATCGACAAGACGTGCATAACGCCGTGTTGTTTTTATCTGGCAAAGAAAACGAAGTTCTCAATACCCTTGAAGAAAAAATGCACGTACTGGCAACAGAATGGCAATTTGAAGCCGCCGCCGCAGTGCGCGATCAAATCCAAGCATTGTCACAAGTACAAGAGCGGCAGTTTGTTTCGTCCAATACCAGTGAAATGGACGTTGATATTGTGGCCTGTGTTGAAAGCGAGGGCATGTTGTGTGTCAATCTGGCGATGGTTCGAGGCGGGCGCCATGTTGGGGACAAAAATTTATTTCCTAGCCATGCCGATGACTACACACCTGCCGCAGCGATTCATGCATTTTTAGCCCAGCATTATCTAGACCGAATTACCCCCACGATGATTTTATGTTCGCCAGAGCCCGATGAGTGCGAGGTGTTGGCTGAGCTATTAAGCGCGCAGGCTGCAAGAAAAGTGCTGCTTAATGTCAACCCCAATGGTGAGCGACGTATTTGGCTGGAGATGGCTAAACGCAATGCTGAGCTGGCTATACTACAGAAAAAAGGCCAGCAAGCCGATCAGGCGAGCCGCTTGGCGGCCTTGGTTGAAGCGCTAGGTTTGCCTGAGGAGACGCAACGTTTAGAGTGCTTTGATATTTCGCATACCTTAGGTGAGGCGACTGTGGCATCGTGTGTGGTTTATGATCGACAAGCGATGCAACCGAAGGAGTATCGACGCTACAACATTGGCACCGATAACTCGGGTTCGGCCAAAGATGGCTTTACTTTAATTACGCCTGGTGACGATTATGCCGCAATGCGCCAAGTCTTGTTACGCCGTTACGAGAAGGTCGCTGCAGGTGAAGGCGTGATGCCGGATGTGATTTTGATTGATGGCGGAAAAGGGCAGTTGGGCATTGCGATTGAGGTGATGAATGAAATCGGCTTGACTACGCCATGGCTGGTTGGCGTGGCCAAAGGCGAAACACGCAAAGCCGGTTTAGAGCAATTGATCGTGCCCAAGTCAGGAAACACGGTACAATTACGCCGCGACCATCCTGGCTTACATCTGATTCAGCAGATTCGGGATGAAGCACATCGCTTTGCCATTACCGGGCATCGCGCTCGGCGCGGCAAGGCCAGACTCGCTTCAACGCTTGAAGACGTTGAAGGCGTTGGCCCCAAACGTCGGCAAAAATTGCTGGCCCGCTTTGGTGGTTTGCAAGGAGTAAAAGCTGCAAGTGTGGATGAGTTAGTGCAAGTTGATGGCATTAACCAAGCGCTTGCTGAGAAAATTCACGCTGCTTTGCGCGGCTAATAAAGTGTCCTAATGCCATTTAATTTACCTATTTTTCTGACTTGGTTGCGCGTTGCGCTCATTCCCGTTTTTGTCGGGGTTTTTTCTTTGCCGTACGCTGAATATCCTTTGGCTTGGCAAAATATGGTCGGCGCTAGCCTGTTTATGCTGGCGGCAGTGACCGATTGGTTTGATGGATTTTTAGCGCGGCGCTGGAATCAAACCTCACAATTTGGCGCATTTTTGGATCCGGTGGCCGATAAATTGATGGTGGCTGCTGCGTTAATCTTGTTGGTGCAACTAGATCGAACCGAAAGTTGGCTGGCGGTGATTATTATTGGTCGCGAAATTACCATTTCGGCCTTACGCGAATGGATGGCGCAATTGGGTAAGGCGAAAAGTGTTGCGGTGAATTTGATTGGCAAACTTAAAACCACAGCGCAAATGATCGCGATTGTGTTGTTACTTTGGTCTGAGCCGCTGATTCCGGGCGTATCGACGCAGCTATTGGGCACTTTGGCCTTATATATTGCCGCTATCCTCACCATTTGGTCGATGTTTTATTATCTACGCGTCGCTGCGGAGCAATTTCGCGAGCATGGATAAGTCAACTACGGCGTTATCTCGTATCGTCAACGTTTAACGCCGTATAACTAATATCTAAGAGTATTGATCGCTAGCGATCTGTATTACTCCTCTCTATTTATATACCCCATCTAAGACATGCAAAAGTCAAAAGCATTACTGCTGATCGCCGGGTTTTATTTTTGTTATTTTGCTTTTAACGGCCTGTTCTCTCCCTATTGGGGCTTGTATCTTGCCGAACTGTCGTTTCCTGCATGGCAAATCGGTATTCTGACGTCTCTGACGCAAATCAATCGAATTTATGCGCCAGCCCTATGGGGCTGGTTAGCTGATCGCAGTGGGCAACGGCAAAAAATATTACGTCTGGCGGGCGTGATGGGTTTGGTTTTTTTCTTGCCGCTACTGTTGACGCATTCGTTTTGGCCTTTATTGATTTCTGTGTGGATCGCGAGTTTTTTCTGGAGCTCGGCACTCCCCTTGGTTGAGGCGACGAGCATGACTTTGCTCGCCGGCAATAGCGGGGCGTATGCGCGACTACGCGTCTGGGGCTCAATTGGTTTTGTCGTTGCCGCTTTGCTGGCCGGCTATTTGATCGAAGCTTTCGGTGTTGGCGTGTTGCCAATGGCTGTAGTTTCCGTGATGGCCGGGCTGGCTATTTATTCTTTTTACGTGCCCGAAGCGCCTGCTCTGGTTAAAAATCAGCTAGCCAGCGTGAAATTTTTTGATGTTTTAGCCAAAACCGAAGTTAAAGCCTTATTGTTGGCGTGTTTTTTAATGGCGCTGGCCCACGGGGCTTATTACAGTTTTTATTCCATTTATATGGTGGAGCACGGTTATAGCAAGCGAGTTGTTGCTTGGTTATGGACTTTGGGGGTGATTGCTGAGATTGCGGTTTTCTGGTTGATGCCGTCGATTACGCAGCGCTTTAGCCTTAAAAAGATATTTTTATGGGGTTTGTTGCTGGCAGTATTGCGCTTTATGCTCATTGGCTTGGCAGCTGACTTTATTGTGCTTTTAATTGTGGCGCAATTGGCGCATGGCTTCACTTTTGGTAGCCATCATGCCGTGACGATGAGTTATATTCATCGTCATTTTTCTGGCGCGCATCAAGCCAAAGGGCAGGCATTAAATATTGCCGTGTCATTTGGTCTTGGTGGTAGCTTAGGTGGTATTTTGGCTGGCGTGCTGTGGCCGCAAGGCGGGGCGATGGTGTTTATGCTATCCGCTTGCATGGCGTTATTGGGGTTTGGTGTGGCTTGGGTCGGCATCAATAAAAATAATACTTAATTTGCGCTTTATGGTTGCTTAGGCTTGATTTTGCCAAGCACCAAGGCGTTAAATTCAATCCTAGCATTGAGTGTTTAATATTCAATGCATAGAGGTATTGCCAGTGAGTGCTTACTGAGCATAGCCTCGCTTTAAATACATCAGTGTGAGGCTTGCATGATTATTGTGATGAAGTTCAATGCCAGTGAAGCTGAGGTTGCAGCAGTCATTGCCTATATACGCAGCGCCGGTTTGACTGAACATGTTTCGCGGGGTGCGGAACTCGTGATTATTGGTGCCATTGGTGACGAAGACGCGCTCAATCCGGCGCGTTTTGAAATGCTCCCTGGCGTTGATCGGGTGTCTCGCGTGACCAAGCAGTACCGTATCGTCGCACGCGATACCCATCCAGCGGGCTCGGTGGTTAAAATCCGTGGCATTCCTTTGGGTGGCCAGCAGATTCAAGTCTTTGCCGGTAGCAGTTCAATCGAAAATGCCGCGCAAATGGCTGCTTTGGCACAAGGCATTGTGGATTTGGGGTGTCCGTTTTTATGGGGCGATATCGCCCAAACGCTAGATGGTCCTTATCAATTGCAAGGCAATGAGCACGATAATTTGTCTTTGCTGCAGTCAGTGGCCAGCCAGTTTAAATTGCCCTTTGCTGCTGAATTAGTTGATTTGCAAATGCTCGATGATTTGATGGCGCACGATGTGGATTTGATTCAAGTGGGCGCAGGGCAAATGCAAAATCGGATTTTACTCAAAGAATTAGGTCGGATTAATAAGCCGATTTTATTGCGGCGCGGTCATGCCGCAACACTGGCAGAATGGCTGATGGCAGCAGAATATATTGCGGCCGGTGGCAATCATCATATTGTTTTTTGTGAGCATGGCGCGCGCGCCTTGGGTAGTGAAGGGCGCAATGTATTCGACGTCGCAAGTATTGCATGGTTAAAGCAAGAGACGCATTTACCGGTGGTGGTGGACGCCAGCAGTGCGGCAGGTAAGTCTTGGCTGGTGCCATCTTTGGCGCAGGCGGCAGTCGCCGCAGGTGCCGATGGCATCTGGCTGGATGTACACCCTAATCCGAATGCCGCTTGGCGCAATGCAGATCAGTCGCTTGATTTGTGCCAATTAACGACTTTGCTGTCGACCTTGCGCGCGATGGCTCCCGCGCTCAATCGTACGATTTAAACTTTGGCGTTTTTATATTATGCAGGCAGTAAAAAAATTGGTTTTACTGGGGACGGGTTTGATTTCTGGCTCGTTTGCCTTGGCATTAAAACGCGCCCGTTTGGTTGAACACGTGGTTGGCGTTGGCCGAAATCTAGACAATCTTCAGCGTGCGCTCGATTTAAATGTGGTTGATGCCATCAGCGACGATGCAGCGCATGCGGTTGTCGGTGCCGATTTGGTGTTTATTGGCACACCAGTTGGACAAATGGGCGCTTTAATGCAAAAAATCGCCCCTCATTTGTCTCGCGATTGTATCGTGACCGATGGTGGCTCAACCAAGCAAGATGTCGCTGCTTTATATCAAGCTTATTTACCGCAGCAGTTGGCATACTGTGTACCAGGTCATCCAATTGCGGGTTCGGATTTATCGGGTGCCGCAGCCGCGCAATTTGGTTTGTATGAAGGGCGCCGCGTGGTATTAACGCCCTTGCCTGAATCGGATGCGGTGGTGATTGAACAAGTCCGAAATTGGTGGCTGGCCTGTGGCGCTCAGGTGTATCAAATGAGTGCTTTAGCGCATGATGAAATTTTTTCTTCAGTCAGCCATGTACCGCATTTGCTGTCTTTTGCGTATATGAATTCGGTGCTGGATCGCTACAATGCGGCTGAATGCTTGGATTTTGCTGCCAGTGGCTTTCGCGACTTTACTCGCATTGCCGGTTCGCATCCGGATATGTGGCGTGATATTGCGCTGGCCAATCAAAGTGCCATTTTGAATGATTTACGCGCCAATATGCAGCAATTGCAGTCTTTAATCGAGTTGGTTGAATCGAGCGACGGTATCGCTTTAACGAATTACATTCAACGTGCAAGCTTGGCTCGAATTGAGTGGGGCAAGCCGTTAAAGGGTAAAAAATGACTTATCAAGCAGCAGAGAATCGTTACGCCTCAATGCCTTATCGCCGCTGCGGTCATAGTGGCCTAAAGTTGCCCGCAATTTCTTTGGGATTGTGGCATAACTTTGGCGATAACAAGCCCTTTGATAATAGTCGGGCGATGTTGTTACGCGCTTTTGATTTGGGGATTACGCATTTTGATTTGGCCAACAATTATGGCCCACGTCCCGGTGCCGCCGAAGAAACCTTTGGCCGAGTTTTAAAGCAAGATTTACGCGCTTATCGTGACGAAATGATTGTAAGTACTAAGGCGGGCTGGGAGATGTGGCCTGGCCCTTATGGTGAATGGGGTAGTCGCAAATATTTAATGGCGAGTTTGGATCAGAGCTTGCAGCGTATGGGCTTAGAGTATGTCGACATTTTTTATTCGCATCGACCAGACCCCGAAACGCCTATGGCAGAAACTATGGGCGCGTTAGATGCGATCGTGCGTCAAGGTAAGGCACTTTATGTCGGTATTTCATCTTATTCGCCAGCGCAAACTTTAGAAGCCGCCAGTATTTTACAAGCGCTGGGTACACCTTGCCTAATTCATCAGCCTAAATACTCAATGTTCGAGCGTGAAATTGAACAAGGATTAACACAAGTGCTCAGTGACTCAGGAATAGGCAGCATTGCATTCTGTCCTTTAGCGCAAGGCTTGTTAACCAGCCGATATTTGAATGACATTCCTGCTGATTCTAGGGCTGCTGCACTCGATAATCATTTTCTAAATGGCGATGCGGTGACGCCGCGTCTGATGCAATTGCGCCAGTTGAATGACTTGGCCTTGCAACGTGGGCAAACCTTGGCGCAAATGGCTTTGGCATGGGCATTGCTCACGGTCACTTCCGTCATTATTGGCGCGAGTCGTGTTTCGCAGTTAGAAGAAAACGTCGGAGCGATTGCTAATTTAGCTTTTTCAGCGGCTGAATTGCAGGAAATAGAGCGCATTTTAGCGTCGACGTAAGGTGTAGCGAGTCCGTATAATTAAAAAACCAGCGTGTTCATCGCTGGTTTTTTAATTTAAGGAACAATATGAATCATTTTCCAGTGATTGCAATTGATGGCCCATCCGCATCAGGCAAGGGTACGGTCGCGCAAAAGGTCGCCAATCAACTTGGTTTTGCTTATCTTGATTCGGGGGCGTTGTATCGCCTAACGGCATTGGCCGCGCAACGCGCAGGAGTGTTGTGGACTGATGAGGCGGCGGTGGCTGAGTTGGCGGCGAAACTGGATGTGGTCTTTGTTGGTGAGTCTATTTTGTTGTCGGGCGACGACGTTTCAGTCGAGATTCGTTCGGAATTGATTGGCTCTGGTGCTTCCCAAGTTGCTGCCTTGCCTGCAGTCCGCGTGGCCTTATTGCAAAGACAGCGTGCGTTTTCTGAGAAAGAGGGGCTGGTCGCCGATGGACGAGATATGGCCTCGGTCGTTTTTCCTCATGCGCAATTAAAAATCTTTTTATCCGCAACACCTGAAGTTCGTGCGCAGCGCCGATTTAAGCAATTACTTGCTCGCAACGAGCCGGCCGATTTAGCGGTGATTACTGCTGATTTGCAAGCAAGAGATGAGCGGGATCGTTTACGAAGTGTTGCGCCGCTAGTTCAAGCTGCGGATGCTTACTTACTAGAAACGTCCAATTTATCGATTGAAGCGGCGGTGAATCAAGTCTTGCTTTGGTGGCGTGATAAATCGACTAAAACGCTCTAAGCACTTGATAGAGCAAGAAGATTTCCGTATAATCGCCAGATTCGTTTTTGGCATGTGCTGATTTTGAATGCTCGCCCCATATTCGTGGGTCGGGATTGATTAACTAACCTGCTGGTGTATTCCACACTAGCTAATGGAATTTTCCACTAAATATGACTATTGATACTATGGAAAGCTTTGCCGCCCTATTTGAGGAAAGCTTAACCCGTCAAGAAATGCGCTCGGGTGAAGTGATTACTGCTGAAGTGGTCGGTATCGACAACAACTTCGTAACTGTGAATGCAGGTTTGAAGTCTGAATCGCTGATCCCGTTGGAAGAGTTCAAAAACGACAACGGCGAAATCGACGTTAAGATCGGTGATTTTGTTCCTGTTGCGATCGACAGCCTTGAAAATGGTTACGGCGAAACTAAGCTTTCTCGCGAAAAGGCCAAGCGCCTCGCGTCTTGGATCGAGTTGGAAGACTGCCTCGAACGCGGCGAGATCATGTCTGGCGTTATTTCTGGCAAAGTAAAAGGCGGTTTGACTGTTATGGTCAACGGCTTGCGCGCTTTCTTGCCAGGTTCATTGGTTGACATTCGTCCGGTTAAAGATACCACGCCGTACGAAGGTAAAATGGTTGAGTTTAAAGTTATTAAACTTGATCGTAAACGCAACAACGTCGTTGTTTCACGTCGTGCAGTCCTCGAAGACTCACTAGGTGAAGAACGTCAGAAATTGCTAGAAACCTTGAAAGAAGGTTCGATTGTTAAGGGTATCGTTAAAAATATCACTGACTACGGCGCGTTCGTTGATCTTGGCGGTATTGATGGCTTGCTCCACATTACTGACTTGGCATGGCGTCGTGTTAAACACCCATCTGAAGTATTGGCAGTGGGTGATGAACTTGAAGCTAAGGTTCTCAAGTTCGATCAAGACAAAAACCGTGTATCTCTTGGCTTGAAACAATTGGGCGAAGATCCATGGGTGGGTCTATCACGTCGTTACCCATCGGGCACTCGCATGTTCGGTAAAGTAACTAACTTGACTGACTACGGTTCATTCGTTGAAATCGAACAAGGCATTGAAGGCCTGGTTCACGTTTCTGAAATGGATTGGACTAACAAGAACGTTCACCCATCTAAAGTTGTTTCTTTAGGTGATGAAGTTGAAGTGATGATCTTGGATATCGACGAAGACAAACGTCGTATCAGCCTCGGCATGAAACAATGCATGGCTAATCCATGGGATGATTTCGCAGAAAACTTCAAGAAAGGCGACAAACTGAAAGGCGCGATCAAATCGATCACTGACTTCGGTGTGTTTGTTGGCTTGGCTGGCGGTATCGACGGTCTGGTTCACTTGTCTGACTTGTCTTGGCACGTTGCTGGTGAAGAAGCCGTTCGCAACTTCAAGAA includes these proteins:
- a CDS encoding aldo/keto reductase; amino-acid sequence: MTYQAAENRYASMPYRRCGHSGLKLPAISLGLWHNFGDNKPFDNSRAMLLRAFDLGITHFDLANNYGPRPGAAEETFGRVLKQDLRAYRDEMIVSTKAGWEMWPGPYGEWGSRKYLMASLDQSLQRMGLEYVDIFYSHRPDPETPMAETMGALDAIVRQGKALYVGISSYSPAQTLEAASILQALGTPCLIHQPKYSMFEREIEQGLTQVLSDSGIGSIAFCPLAQGLLTSRYLNDIPADSRAAALDNHFLNGDAVTPRLMQLRQLNDLALQRGQTLAQMALAWALLTVTSVIIGASRVSQLEENVGAIANLAFSAAELQEIERILAST
- the cmk gene encoding (d)CMP kinase: MNHFPVIAIDGPSASGKGTVAQKVANQLGFAYLDSGALYRLTALAAQRAGVLWTDEAAVAELAAKLDVVFVGESILLSGDDVSVEIRSELIGSGASQVAALPAVRVALLQRQRAFSEKEGLVADGRDMASVVFPHAQLKIFLSATPEVRAQRRFKQLLARNEPADLAVITADLQARDERDRLRSVAPLVQAADAYLLETSNLSIEAAVNQVLLWWRDKSTKTL
- the rpsA gene encoding 30S ribosomal protein S1, coding for MTIDTMESFAALFEESLTRQEMRSGEVITAEVVGIDNNFVTVNAGLKSESLIPLEEFKNDNGEIDVKIGDFVPVAIDSLENGYGETKLSREKAKRLASWIELEDCLERGEIMSGVISGKVKGGLTVMVNGLRAFLPGSLVDIRPVKDTTPYEGKMVEFKVIKLDRKRNNVVVSRRAVLEDSLGEERQKLLETLKEGSIVKGIVKNITDYGAFVDLGGIDGLLHITDLAWRRVKHPSEVLAVGDELEAKVLKFDQDKNRVSLGLKQLGEDPWVGLSRRYPSGTRMFGKVTNLTDYGSFVEIEQGIEGLVHVSEMDWTNKNVHPSKVVSLGDEVEVMILDIDEDKRRISLGMKQCMANPWDDFAENFKKGDKLKGAIKSITDFGVFVGLAGGIDGLVHLSDLSWHVAGEEAVRNFKKGDEVEAMVLSIDVEKERISLGIKQMEGDPFNNYVSTSDKGAIVKGTVKSLDAKGATIALSDDVEGYLRSTEVSRDRVEDIRTVLKEGDEVEAVIINVDRKNRSINLSIKAKDQAEQSEAMSKLSSSDDNAGTTNLGALLKAKLSGSAE